The sequence ataaaaaaaaaactaaaaataggttaagaaattttaaaaacaaaaagtttctatttataaatatttgttatttttataatgagGTGAGTTTTCAATGTGTTATAAGAAAAAggttcttttttattttttttaaatatgaaaaatattatgaaaaaaaaaaaaaattaatttattaaaaaaaaaaaaaaagaaaaaaaaaaacaattatttatttaataaaaaaataaattgttattgttatcatTTGTAAACAAGTAAAATTTCGAATTTGTGTTGTTATCATTAAGTGGTTTGTGTGTTAAAAGTGTGGTGCGTGTGTGtagaattaatttaaatttttttttttttttttttcaagtgAGAAACGCGTTTGTTGGGGGGTGTGGAAATCagaaatttacaaataaattgtagattattaatagaaatttttttttttttttacaaaacaCACTTTGCATTATAATTTATGATTTTGATCAGAAAATCttgttttaaaatgttttattaatttttttaaagtttggatttaaaatattaataataaaaaaaaaagaaaaacaatttttttttaaaataattaaaataattatatgaaaattttttataaaactttGAGATTTATTCAATAATTGAGGGCAAAaggttttttataatatctcgtttttaattaaaaaaaaaaaaaacatagattaatattaactttaattaataattattttaattttaaatttaattttaaaataattaatttaaaaaatatataaggAAATTGAAATCATACCTCAAattttgtgaaaaaaaaaaaaaatttaaaagaataatcGATTGTATCTATAGATTTTAAGAGTGATTAAAActataataaaagaattcGAATTactggattttttttttttttttttttcaaaaaatttaaaaaaaaagatatctACCAAATAATAGTCtcgattataataataaaataaatataaaaaaataagttatgttgtagtttatttattataaaaaaaaaaaaaaactgtttactttttaatgatattttattttgtaaattatatttgtaaaataGTTTTTGTAGTTTCGGTCCGAAAATATCTCAGTTTCAAGTATGGATTGAATTTATTCGACATctcaaatatataaaaataaaagaaaaattgatattaaatttaatatttaatattaaaaaataaaagaaaaattgatattaaatttaaattttaaattttatagatTATCAAAGGATCTTTATAAATCCTTATTTAATCATagttttactttattttctaattttttttttttttgtttttttttatgtaattattatatatatatatataaattttttttttttttttttttttttttttttttttatattttttaattattattttttaatttaaatctaaataaaattattattattttttactactattatACAATTGAAGATTCAGGATTTGAACTTACTGAAGCTGATAATGGTGAAGGATTTTCAAAATGATTTGAAGATGTTGTAGTTGAAGAGGAAGGTgagaaaaataatttatgttCATATTTACTTCTAATATATTTATCTCTTTCTTCCATTGTTGAGTCAGGAGtcagttttttaaattgtggAGGTATATTATATTCATAGAGTTGATTTACTTTATCATTACCGCCGGTATCTCTAAAGAATTGAATCATATTTCTATCCCAAATATCCATTGTTACAGAACGTACCTTTGAAAGATGAACACCTAAATTACGATGAACACCACTACAATTGATACAAATGAAAACACCCAAATTAATTGATGCCCACAATGGTGATGGACAACCACAATCTGAGCAATATTTATTATCCTCTTGTTCCAATAGTTTGTTTAgtgattctttattttcatccaACATTTTTTGAACACCATCTTCAACATCATCTTCTTTCAATCTCATACTTAAACGATTACTACTATTTACACTGCTACTACTAGTATTGCTATTTGTTCTTGAATGACTACTAtgaccaccaccaccactaccaccactaccaccaccaccagttttatatttcaaataagCTTCCATTGAAATGGATTGAGCAGACTGTATACAAGTTATCCAATTTAACATTTGTGAACCAGAAACACAAGAGAAATGTAAAGTTTTATCGGTAGTGAGTACTTGGAATGTATATTTATCGTTTGTGGATTTTACAACCTTTGCAGAGCAGAATAtgatttgaattgatttctttggtTCTTTCTTTGATGtctcttgttgttcttgtgaTTTATAGATGGAAATTGATTCTTGATTTAAAACCACCCATCTTTGTTTCCATTTACTAATTAATTTACCACCTTGAACTCCAAGATATCCTTTCTTAAATCCATTCATTTCATCATCTGCACTACTACTATCGAATGTTGATGAACTTGGTGAACCTGGTGCTAATGAaccattgattttatttggtgTTAACATTTTATTTACTGAAGGTGAACCACCATTACTACCAACCTTTTTATGTGTTGGTACAAATCCACTATGCGATTTCtctgtagttgttgtagttgttgtagttgtttcTCTTGGTGATCCTGGTGATACTgttgataatggtggtaaaCTATatctttgatttgattttttaattttctattattaaaaataaataaataaataaataaaattattaatataaataattattattattattattattattattattattattattattattattattattatattttagttATAACTATATTACAACATACATTAACTTGTGGTGACAATGAAGATGTATTTGAACTATTTAATGAACGTAAAAAGAAGATAACACCACGTAATGATACGATCCAAGCGaaatattcaaattcttcaaatgGTGGAGTTGATAAATAACGTGTTACAATTGGACCATTTTCATTGTATTGACCATTT comes from Dictyostelium discoideum AX4 chromosome 2 chromosome, whole genome shotgun sequence and encodes:
- a CDS encoding Arf GTPase activating protein (pleckstrin homology (PH) domain-containing protein) gives rise to the protein MPPPSTQPPTLSVNGLGTIGKQKSQQSELLENIKASINKRNSIGTPSISLGNSGGSGSSSGGGGSSSSFNPLSLSSELKNSGNNILNLSTGSNGSSHLSPPHSPQSVHNSINSSGEIPKEKKRASISFGSKSKDKEKEKEKEKEKEKEKEKEKEKEKEKNNNSAASHIVRSDDLQFAIKNLKKNVIVKKNMAVESADDGISLEVPEKRGFLNILRSDATQYISPTIGGDNWNQRWCVLKEGCLFIYESNKDEIEIEVLSLDKGQVKEKEIKDNCFQLTATLVFGNGQYNENGPIVTRYLSTPPFEEFEYFAWIVSLRGVIFFLRSLNSSNTSSLSPQVNKIKKSNQRYSLPPLSTVSPGSPRETTTTTTTTTEKSHSGFVPTHKKVGSNGGSPSVNKMLTPNKINGSLAPGSPSSSTFDSSSADDEMNGFKKGYLGVQGGKLISKWKQRWVVLNQESISIYKSQEQQETSKKEPKKSIQIIFCSAKVVKSTNDKYTFQVLTTDKTLHFSCVSGSQMLNWITCIQSAQSISMEAYLKYKTGGGGSGGSGGGGHSSHSRTNSNTSSSSVNSSNRLSMRLKEDDVEDGVQKMLDENKESLNKLLEQEDNKYCSDCGCPSPLWASINLGVFICINCSGVHRNLGVHLSKVRSVTMDIWDRNMIQFFRDTGGNDKVNQLYEYNIPPQFKKLTPDSTMEERDKYIRSKYEHKLFFSPSSSTTTSSNHFENPSPLSASVSSNPESSIV